In Aedes albopictus strain Foshan chromosome 3, AalbF5, whole genome shotgun sequence, the following are encoded in one genomic region:
- the LOC115266210 gene encoding protein-glucosylgalactosylhydroxylysine glucosidase-like, with product MSFSQLHTAAQAKQLEIRTIQLFSKLSLKRNTNGDRCQNHPTHHRHLTQVDIDSETMFHSTRVAPLVVAILVTIGTTTVCGNDANFLFTANRLPAKAVTPTLANGNIAFVVYGDAVHMNGVYNGQQGLSHRARIPNYANLQMPYCSSSLAEPTGCSYQLDMKNNMFRTVYEDPLGSFRIVHDVYPNRYYDKAIVNKVRIQRLNSQSLITVNLDRREGLPSVDITFGLPQVVLVNDVTYDRVCGKTNVVEDSRYQQYGHDVCVYYPALRQMQLTIDKTAEEFYFFTVFAHSTIEAETELRSMMPSSVESFHFREMERVWERYGITVEGNDNLDRVLRASSFYLSSSLPSTYTNQISSYPFYGLSPSGLGRGGEELMEYQGHSFWDTEIWMYPPILLMDPQNARKLLRYRTVVHQAAVDIAKKNEYDGWQFPWESAFTGTETTPECCPEVVEYQHHITADIAFAARQYFYATEDVEWMRTEGCRLAYETAKFWRSRVEYNNVTDLYDIHRIMGPDEDHHNVSNNPFTNVVAAHNLMFGEFAGCLCEGIVGATREERAQFTEVGKGMTLLHDKEKDFFPQFEGYQQGTLIKQADVVLLGYPLEFQMDNSTKANNLAIYSQVTRSNGPAMTWAMHTIGHLELGQMQEAEQMFTKSYQQYMRAPYNVWSENGDGTDGAGNFITGAGGFLQSVINGYAGVRLRNGEMVITKPLLLPGTSRLYIPEINYLGIKFYLDIKTTDITFGLKHQLNTNLAKITVDGVELSACDSCFVTFKDQVVIRPNRASDFNGCQLKDTKIGIKVADQNAAHMTRLAPALFASVLAILALQKLL from the exons ATGTCATTTAGTCAATTGCACACCGCCGCCCAAGCAAAACAGCTAGAAATACGAACGATccagttgttcagcaagctcAGTCTGAAACGAAACACGAACGGCGACAGGTGTCAAAATCATCCCACCCACCACCGGCATTTGACACAGGTGGACATTGATAGCGAGACAATGTTCCATTCTACCAGAGTTGCCCCCTTGGTGGTGGCGATACTGGTTACCATCGGTACCACGACCGTTTGCGGAAACGATGCGAATTTCCTCTTCACAGCCAACCG CCTACCCGCCAAAGCCGTCACTCCTACCCTAGCCAACGGAAACATTGCTTTTGTAGTCTACGGCGATGCCGTACACATGAACGGAGTCTACAACGGTCAGCAAGGCCTGAGTCATCGAGCCCGTATTCCCAACTATGCAAACCTCCAGATGCCCTACTGTTCAAGCAGCCTTGCCGAGCCGACCGGGTGCTCTTACCAATTGGACATGAAGAATAATATGTTCCGTACTGTGTACGAAGACCCATTGGGAAGCTTCCGTATCGTGCATGATGTTTATCCCAATCGGTACTATGACAAGGCGATCGTCAACAAGGTGCGCATTCAGCGACTGAACTCCCAGAGCCTCATCACCGTGAATCTTGATCGACGTGAAGGGCTTCCCAGTGTGGACATCACTTTCGGTCTGCCGCAGGTGGTGTTAGTGAATGATGTAACCTATGATCGAGTGTGTGGTAAAACTAACGTGGTGGAAGACAGCCGTTACCAACAATACGGGCATGATGTCTGTGTGTACTATCCTGCTCTTCGACAAATGCAGCTGACCATAGACAAAACCGCAGAAGAGTTCTACTTCTTCACTGTGTTTGCGCACTCGACAATTGAGGCGGAAACCGAACTTCGTTCTATGATGCCATCCAGTGTTGAATCGTTCCACTTCCGTGAAATGGAACGTGTGTGGGAACGATATGGAATCACGGTAGAAGGAAATGATAACCTTGATCGAGTGCTAAGAGCAAGTTCGTTCTACCTGTCCAGTTCACTACCGTCCACTTATACCAACCAGATTAGCAGCTATCCGTTCTATGGTCTTTCACCTTCCGGTTTGGGGCGTGGCGGAGAAGAGCTGATGGAGTACCAAGGCCACAGCTTCTGGGATACAGAAATATGGATGTACCCACCGATCTTGCTGATGGATCCTCAGAACGCTCGAAAACTGCTGCGTTACCGAACCGTAGTTCACCAAGCGGCCGTAGATATTGCCAAGAAAAACGAATATGACGGTTGGCAATTCCCATGGGAATCAGCTTTCACAGGTACGGAAACAACTCCAGAATGCTGTCCGGAAGTCGTAGAGTACCAACACCACATTACAGCTGACATAGCTTTCGCCGCTAGACAGTACTTCTATGCAACCGAAGACGTGGAATGGATGCGCACGGAAGGTTGCCGGCTGGCGTACGAAACCGCCAAGTTCTGGAGAAGTCGTGTCGAATACAACAACGTTACTGACCTCTACGACATCCATCGTATCATGGGTCCTGATGAAGATCACCACAACGTCAGCAATAACCCATTCACCAATGTGGTGGCCGCTCATAACCTCATGTTTGGAGAGTTCGCCGGTTGTCTATGTGAAGGGATTGTAGGAGCTACCAGAGAAGAGCGTGCTCAATTCACTGAAGTTGGCAAAGGAATGACGCTGCTACATGACAAAGAGAAGGACTTCTTCCCGCAATTCGAAGGTTACCAGCAAGGAACCTTGATCAAACAGGCTGATGTTGTTCTCCTCGGttatcctctagaattccaaatgGACAATTCAACGAAAGCCAACAACTTGGCGATTTACAGCCAGGTAACTCGCTCTAATGGCCCCGCCATGACGTGGGCTATGCATACCATTGGCCATCTCGAGCTAGGACAGATGCAGGAAGCAGAGCAAATGTTCACCAAGAGCTACCAACAGTACATGCGAGCTCCGTACAACGTTTGGAGCGAGAACGGAGACGGAACCGATGGTGCCGGTAATTTCATAACAGGAGCCGGTGGTTTCCTGCAGTCCGTCATCAACGGCTACGCTGGTGTTCGCCTACGCAATGGGGAAATGGTTATCACGAAGCCATTACTGCTGCCCGGAACTAGCCGACTCTACATTCCTGAAATTAACTACTTGGGAATTAAATTCTATTTGGACATCAAAACCACTGACATTACGTTTGGTCTAAAGCaccaattaaatacaaatcttgCTAAAATAACCGTTGACGGCGTGGAGCTCAGCGCTTGCGACTCTTGCTTTG TTACGTTCAAGGACCAAGTCGTAATCCGCCCGAACAGAGCGTCCGACTTCAACGGCTGCCAGCTGAAGGACACCAAAATCGGTATTAAGGTCGCCGATCAGAATGCCGCTCACATGACACGCCTTGCTCCGGCTTTGTTTGCAAGTGTTCTAGCGATTCTGGCACTGCAAAAGCTGCTTTAA